The Nitrospiraceae bacterium genome segment CGACAGGCAGGTGAATAAAACTGCGTCAGAACTCACCTCGCGGCACGTAGTGGGCCGATTCCTGCCTCACTATCACGATGCTGCGGAGGATGGTAACTCCATAGGCTGAACTGAGAACAGGAGATAGGCGATGAACACCCTACCCTCTATTCTGAGGAAAAGAACGACGACTTTTCTGGTCCGAGGCCGAGGGAGAATTGAAGGGCGCCGCCTTAGGCCCAAGCAACCTGTCGTCGTTCCATGGCCTTCGCCACAGAAGCCTTCAGTTTTTCCGCTTCGATTGGCTTGACCAAGTAATCCGCCACGCCTCGCCGCATGAAAGATACGGCCATGTCGGTATCTGGGTAGGCCGTGAGGACAATGATTGGAACATGGGGGTACTCTCTCTGAAAATAGTTGATGGCTTCGACGCCATTGATTTTTGGCATCCGGATATCACAAATCACAGTATCCAACACCAATGGATTCTCCCCCGCATTGATTGCTTCAATGGCCTTCTCCCCATTATCCGCCTCCACGACGTCATATCCGGCCTTTTCTAGGGTCATCCGGATCAAGGTCCTGACGATGGGTTCATCATCGACCACGAGCACCCGCCCGTTACCAGTTAACGCGCCAAACAGTAGATCTGAATTGTACTCAGTCATGGCGTACTCCTTTTTGTGAAAGTGCATTGAACTGCCGCCGCTACTGCGTCAACGCAACGTCTATGCCAGTTGAAGAAGGACTCTGGCAGAGGCAGTTACAGCAGAACATGGCAATTATTCAGGGACCTTGATTGCCTCCGAGTTGAGACGATTCCCACACCTTACGTGATGGAGCGACCTCGGAGGCATCTAAACCAATGCTCTCTGGATGTAATTCGATTCACTGGAGAGCAGAGAACTATGTCGGGATCC includes the following:
- a CDS encoding response regulator is translated as MTEYNSDLLFGALTGNGRVLVVDDEPIVRTLIRMTLEKAGYDVVEADNGEKAIEAINAGENPLVLDTVICDIRMPKINGVEAINYFQREYPHVPIIVLTAYPDTDMAVSFMRRGVADYLVKPIEAEKLKASVAKAMERRQVAWA